In the Pseudomonas sp. DTU_2021_1001937_2_SI_NGA_ILE_001 genome, one interval contains:
- a CDS encoding response regulator transcription factor, with the protein MNSVFIIDDHPVIRLAVRMLLENENYQVVGETDNGVDAMQMVRECTPDLIILDISIPKLDGLEVLARFNAMGLPSKILVLTSQTPALFAIRCMQSGAAGYVCKQEDLSELLSSVKAVLSGYNYFPSQALNPPPREDGQPSEIELFKLVNDRELMVLQLFAQGRSNKEIAKGMFLSNKTVSTYKTRLMQKLKTRTLVELIDMAKRNSLV; encoded by the coding sequence ATGAACTCTGTGTTTATCATCGACGATCATCCGGTCATTCGGCTGGCCGTTCGCATGTTGCTCGAGAACGAAAACTACCAGGTGGTCGGCGAGACCGATAACGGCGTGGACGCCATGCAGATGGTGCGTGAATGCACGCCGGACCTGATCATCCTCGACATCAGCATCCCCAAGCTCGACGGCCTGGAAGTGCTGGCCCGCTTCAATGCCATGGGCCTGCCGTCCAAGATTCTGGTGCTGACCTCGCAGACACCCGCACTGTTCGCCATCCGCTGCATGCAATCCGGCGCAGCTGGTTATGTCTGCAAGCAGGAAGACCTCAGCGAACTGCTCAGTTCGGTCAAGGCGGTATTGTCCGGCTACAATTACTTTCCCAGCCAGGCATTGAATCCACCCCCTCGGGAAGATGGCCAACCCAGCGAGATCGAACTGTTCAAACTGGTCAATGATCGCGAATTGATGGTACTGCAGTTATTTGCCCAGGGACGATCGAACAAGGAAATCGCCAAGGGAATGTTCCTCAGCAACAAGACTGTCAGCACTTACAAGACCCGCCTCATGCAGAAATTGAAAACCCGCACGCTGGTGGAACTCATCGACATGGCAAAACGCAACTCACTGGTGTGA
- a CDS encoding deoxyguanosinetriphosphate triphosphohydrolase, whose translation MDWQTLLNRERLGKPLHSSEELGRSPFHKDHDRIIFSGAFRRLGRKTQVHPMSSNDHIHTRLTHSLEVSCVGRSLGMRVGETLRDSLPDWCEPSDLGMIVQSACLAHDIGNPPFGHSGEDAIRNWFKQAAGRGWLDGMSEAERQDFLSFEGNAQGLRVLSQLEYHQFDGGMRLTYATLGTYLKYPWTARHADAQGYKKHKFGCYQSELPILEQIAHKLGIPQVEDQRWARHPLVYLMEAADDICYALIDLEDGLEMDLLQYAEVEALLLDLVGDDLPHTYRQLGADDSRRRKLAILRGKAIEHLTNAAARAFVEQQDALLAGHLEGDLVEHMHGPAKRCVLNAKDMARKKIFQDKRKTLHEIGAYTTLEVLLNAFCGAAVEQCGGRTPSFKHRRILDLLGKSAPAPDASLHSAFLRMIDFIAGMTDSYASEMALEMTGGAGPHR comes from the coding sequence TTGGACTGGCAGACCCTGCTTAACCGCGAACGACTCGGCAAACCGCTGCACAGCTCCGAAGAGCTGGGCCGCAGCCCATTCCACAAGGACCACGACCGGATCATCTTCTCTGGCGCCTTCCGCCGCCTGGGGCGCAAGACCCAGGTCCACCCGATGTCCAGCAATGACCACATCCACACCCGCCTGACCCACTCGCTGGAAGTCAGCTGCGTGGGCCGCTCGCTGGGCATGCGTGTCGGCGAAACCCTGCGCGACAGCCTGCCCGACTGGTGCGAGCCGAGCGACCTGGGAATGATCGTGCAGTCGGCCTGCCTGGCCCACGACATCGGTAACCCGCCCTTCGGCCATTCCGGCGAAGACGCGATCCGCAACTGGTTCAAGCAGGCTGCAGGACGCGGCTGGCTCGACGGCATGAGCGAAGCGGAGCGCCAGGATTTCCTGAGCTTCGAAGGCAATGCGCAAGGCCTGCGGGTGCTCAGCCAGCTCGAGTATCACCAGTTCGACGGTGGCATGCGCCTCACCTACGCGACCCTGGGCACCTACCTCAAGTACCCCTGGACCGCCCGCCACGCCGACGCCCAAGGCTACAAGAAACACAAGTTCGGCTGTTACCAGAGCGAGCTGCCGATTCTCGAACAGATCGCCCACAAACTCGGCATTCCTCAGGTCGAGGACCAGCGCTGGGCGCGCCATCCGCTGGTGTACCTGATGGAGGCCGCCGATGACATCTGCTACGCCCTCATCGACCTGGAAGATGGCCTGGAAATGGACCTGTTGCAGTACGCCGAGGTCGAGGCACTGCTGCTCGACCTGGTCGGTGACGACCTGCCGCACACCTATCGCCAGCTGGGCGCGGACGACTCGCGACGGCGCAAGCTGGCGATCCTGCGCGGCAAGGCCATCGAGCACCTGACCAACGCCGCCGCCCGGGCTTTCGTCGAACAACAGGACGCGCTGCTGGCCGGCCATCTGGAAGGCGACCTGGTCGAACACATGCATGGCCCGGCCAAGCGCTGCGTGCTGAATGCCAAGGACATGGCACGCAAGAAGATCTTCCAGGACAAGCGCAAGACCCTGCATGAGATCGGCGCCTACACCACGCTGGAGGTCCTGCTAAACGCCTTCTGCGGGGCCGCCGTGGAACAGTGCGGGGGCCGTACGCCGTCGTTCAAGCACCGACGCATTCTCGACCTGCTGGGCAAGAGCGCGCCGGCACCGGATGCCTCACTGCACAGCGCCTTCCTGCGCATGATCGACTTCATCGCCGGCATGACCGACAGTTACGCCAGCGAAATGGCCCTGGAAATGACCGGCGGCGCCGGCCCGCATCGCTGA
- a CDS encoding response regulator — protein MPRQNLRILLVEDHPFQLISIQVLLNNQGHFLLTPALNAAEAFSAMQRSEEPFDLLLCDQGLPDLPGLELIDQAWRKAMVRQAILLSGVDDEALQALGANARQRGIPLLGCLSKPLHGPDLARLLANLPETDT, from the coding sequence ATGCCCAGACAAAACCTGCGGATCCTGCTCGTGGAAGACCACCCCTTCCAGCTGATCTCCATTCAGGTCCTGCTCAACAACCAGGGCCATTTCCTGCTGACCCCAGCCTTGAACGCCGCGGAAGCCTTCAGCGCGATGCAGCGCAGCGAAGAGCCTTTCGACCTTCTGCTGTGCGACCAGGGGCTGCCCGACCTGCCGGGCCTGGAACTCATCGACCAGGCCTGGCGCAAGGCAATGGTCAGACAGGCAATCCTGCTCAGCGGCGTGGACGATGAAGCCTTGCAGGCCCTGGGCGCCAACGCCCGGCAACGGGGCATCCCGCTGCTGGGTTGCCTGAGCAAGCCATTGCATGGCCCCGACCTGGCCAGGCTGCTCGCCAACCTGCCCGAGACCGACACCTGA